In Pseudomonadota bacterium, the following proteins share a genomic window:
- a CDS encoding PQ-loop repeat-containing protein has protein sequence METTNIFQLLGTTGSLIMCASSVPQIIKTYRMKCADNLSGSYLAILMIGMTLILLYALHVKDIVFIFGNGISLTLTAVLIVMRYRYNMKKGIITISREGKK, from the coding sequence ATGGAAACTACAAATATTTTTCAATTACTTGGAACCACCGGATCATTAATTATGTGTGCCAGTTCTGTTCCCCAGATTATCAAAACGTACAGGATGAAATGTGCCGATAACCTAAGCGGTTCATATCTGGCTATCTTGATGATAGGAATGACATTGATTCTTCTTTATGCCCTGCATGTTAAGGATATAGTGTTTATCTTTGGGAACGGTATTTCTCTTACTTTAACGGCTGTTCTCATTGTAATGCGCTACAGATACAATATGAAGAAAGGAATCATTACCATTTCCCGGGAGGGGAAGAAATAA
- a CDS encoding dynamin family protein has product MIGIGDKYKRHKDNVIDLFGAYKEKREEGIRDGIRDGVNFEYLESRIHSLINGKYTLVVAGEVKAGKSTFLNALLGTEILPADVLQATSTILEIFKADKSFLKIKYASGREEEIYDDITTLEADEVKEKLWDICSIPDQYRQIPITLLNEIITSADEKPIVNDDLINHLEKKSGMHLKQQKVIITHYIDNHDKINIPIEIQFGYPLRWKFDELRLVDAPGVNATGGVQDISFDYFRNANAILFVHPIKPVESKSFRDFVKSVIPDRNQNTLFLVLTHAGHHFEEVDRLLNEARRLYQDIIPAERILAVDSILKIIHDGLESGKDLKQIKTESTSKKQVIPFFREKAEDEGLDLSKTFLKCSRFEELVGAIDDFSMKAPNDQLSEILDKIRGGYNQQFEQYNGKLERLNIQKRNPQEFEVEINRINEALTKYENLMHVTNNELHKQFEGRNSEWVSEKIDPLGKYQKLILNSNTKEAVRKTFGDAINEITSINTDFLKSLTQTLISKLETTGRTFKGLYKITLPTVDLDAIEAQALKEAYKKEDIYESMTEGLFEHWNIIKLNWTKKSRTKQEKVGEEDVYTEDDLLNSMKIKFHLELENILDALKVKPKEITDIYLMLFNKEMLEEIAGRKIALDEELNKKKSNQEIINNISEINKKKDVIKEYYLKKIEEILEDLK; this is encoded by the coding sequence ATGATAGGTATTGGTGATAAGTATAAACGGCATAAGGATAATGTTATTGACTTATTTGGCGCCTACAAGGAAAAGCGAGAAGAGGGTATCCGTGACGGGATTCGTGACGGTGTTAATTTCGAGTACTTGGAAAGCCGAATTCATTCATTAATAAATGGGAAATATACCCTTGTTGTAGCTGGTGAAGTAAAAGCAGGGAAATCCACTTTCTTAAATGCCTTGCTTGGCACGGAAATACTTCCGGCTGATGTATTACAGGCAACAAGTACTATTTTAGAAATATTCAAGGCTGACAAATCTTTTTTAAAAATAAAATATGCTTCTGGTCGAGAAGAAGAAATTTATGACGATATCACAACCCTGGAGGCTGATGAGGTTAAAGAAAAACTTTGGGATATATGCTCAATACCCGACCAATATAGGCAAATACCTATAACTTTACTTAATGAAATTATCACATCAGCAGACGAAAAGCCGATTGTAAATGACGATCTCATTAATCATCTTGAAAAAAAATCGGGTATGCATCTAAAGCAGCAAAAAGTTATAATTACTCATTATATTGATAATCACGATAAAATTAATATTCCTATTGAAATTCAGTTTGGGTACCCACTCAGATGGAAATTCGATGAATTACGACTCGTTGATGCACCTGGAGTAAATGCGACAGGTGGTGTTCAGGACATTTCGTTTGACTATTTTAGGAATGCTAACGCAATTCTCTTCGTCCACCCTATAAAACCTGTAGAATCCAAATCATTTAGAGATTTTGTTAAATCAGTAATTCCAGATAGAAATCAAAATACTTTGTTTTTAGTGTTAACACATGCTGGACATCACTTCGAGGAAGTTGATAGATTGCTTAATGAAGCAAGACGGCTTTATCAAGATATTATTCCTGCAGAGCGTATTCTTGCGGTTGATAGTATACTAAAGATAATTCATGATGGCTTGGAAAGCGGGAAAGATCTTAAACAGATTAAAACAGAGTCCACATCAAAAAAACAAGTAATTCCTTTCTTTAGAGAAAAAGCTGAAGATGAAGGCCTCGATCTATCCAAAACATTTTTAAAGTGCTCACGTTTTGAGGAATTGGTCGGTGCAATCGATGACTTTTCGATGAAAGCTCCAAACGATCAGCTTTCGGAAATATTGGATAAAATCAGAGGCGGTTATAACCAACAGTTTGAACAATATAATGGAAAGTTAGAACGTCTGAATATCCAGAAAAGAAATCCGCAAGAGTTCGAAGTTGAGATTAATAGGATTAATGAGGCACTAACTAAATATGAAAACTTGATGCATGTTACTAATAACGAGTTGCATAAACAATTTGAGGGAAGAAATTCAGAATGGGTATCAGAGAAAATTGATCCTTTAGGTAAATATCAGAAGCTTATATTAAATAGCAATACTAAAGAAGCCGTTCGGAAAACATTTGGAGATGCAATAAATGAAATTACCTCAATTAATACAGATTTTTTAAAGTCGCTTACGCAAACGTTGATTTCCAAGTTGGAAACGACAGGCAGAACTTTCAAAGGTCTTTATAAAATTACCTTGCCTACGGTTGATCTTGATGCAATTGAGGCTCAGGCATTAAAAGAGGCATATAAGAAAGAAGATATATATGAGTCAATGACGGAAGGTTTGTTTGAACATTGGAATATCATAAAGCTGAATTGGACCAAGAAAAGCCGAACAAAGCAAGAAAAAGTTGGCGAAGAAGATGTTTATACGGAAGATGATCTCTTAAATTCAATGAAAATTAAATTTCACTTAGAACTTGAAAATATCTTAGATGCATTAAAAGTCAAACCTAAAGAAATTACGGATATTTATCTAATGTTATTTAATAAAGAAATGTTGGAAGAAATAGCTGGGAGAAAGATAGCTCTTGATGAAGAATTGAATAAAAAGAAAAGTAATCAAGAAATCATAAACAACATTTCAGAAATCAATAAAAAAAAAGACGTGATCAAAGAGTATTACTTAAAAAAGATCGAAGAAATACTGGAGGACCTAAAATGA